A portion of the Cryptomeria japonica chromosome 5, Sugi_1.0, whole genome shotgun sequence genome contains these proteins:
- the LOC131027981 gene encoding aspartyl protease family protein 1, which yields MIMDSYTSPILNWVIVLFAFVGVFQHSNGQGFSLQLHHKFSEQVKTWMNLKHGMDRGDWPAEGSTEYYNTLYHHDNVRHGRNLKNYPSLTFADGNETVKLKNLGFLYYTSVQLGTPNVSLFVALDTGSDLFWVPCECKQCSSLTLSSNKSNITLATYTPSASQTFKPVTCASDLCSLSNSCSKSTDQCPYNISYVSDNTSSSGTLVEDVLYLTPGDGRQNGEVVKARITFGCGSIQTGSFIDGAAPDGLLGLGIENISVPTILSNTGFVGNYFSMCFPSNGSFGRFTFGYKGSSDQKQTSFIIDPKRPAYNVGVKEFHVGEKLISTGFQALFDTGTSFTYLADPAYKDLTSNFHLQISDSPITIEGIPFEYCYSVSDNQSMSSAPEISFTFNGGENFTLIHPFLLISDGNTGQLVAYCLAVIQSSSMTIIGQNFMSGYEIVFDREELKLGWKPSSCYQGTYSNSPEASPGPVAVNSSEISRRPSISPAALPANPVNSSGAVHMNSPFLQFAFSILTSATILTLI from the exons ATGATCATGGATAGCTATACCAGTCCCATTTTGAATTGGGTTATTGTTCTATTCGCATTTGTTGGGGTTTTTCAGCATTCAAATGGGCAAGGCTTCAGTCTGCAGTTACATCACAAATTCTCTGAACAAGTGAAAACATGGATGAATCTCAAACATGGAATGGACAGAGGGGATTGGCCGGCGGAGGGAAGCACAGAGTATTACAATACACTTTATCATCATGACAATGTTCGCCATGGTCGGAATCTGAAAAATTATCCATCTCTCACCTTTGCGGATGGAAACGAGACAGTCAAATTGAAAAATCTGGGATT TTTGTACTACACCTCGGTCCAACTGGGCACACCAAATGTGAGCTTATTTGTAGCACTTGACACTGGAAGTGATTTGTTCTGGGTACCCTGTGAATGCAAGCAATGTTCTTCCCTAACACTAAGCAGCAATAAATCG AATATTACTTTAGCGACCTACACTCCATCTGCATCACAGACATTTAAGCCTGTCACTTGTGCTAGTGATCTGTGCTCTCTATCGAATAGCTGTTCAAAATCTACTGATCAATGCCCATACAATATTTCCTATGTTTCTGATAATACATCCAGTTCAGGAACTTTAGTAGAGGACGTTCTTTATTTGACTCCTGGAGATGGCAGACAGAATGGAGAAGTGGTGAAGGCACGGATCACATTTGG GTGTGGGAGTATACAAACAGGTTCGTTTATAGATGGTGCTGCTCCAGATGGTCTACTTGGGCTTGGCATAGAGAATATCTCTGTACCTACCATTTTATCAAATACAGGTTTTGTGGGAAATTATTTCTCCATGTGTTTTCCAAGCAATGGGAGTTTTGGAAGGTTTACCTTTGGTTATAAAGGAAGTTCAGACCAAAAACAAACATCTTTCATCATTGATCCAAAACG CCCAGCATATAATGTAGGTGTGAAGGAATTTCATGTAGGAGAAAAGCTTATTTCAACAGGATTTCAAGCTCTTTTTGATACTGGCACGTCATTTACATATTTGGCTGATCCAGCATACAAAGATCTTACTTCAAAT TTTCACTTACAGATATCTGATTCACCCATAACAATAGAGGGCATCCCTTTCGAATATTGTTATAGTGTAAG TGATAATCAAAGCATGAGCAGCGCACCGGAGATTTCCTTTACCTTCAATGGAGGAGAGAACTTTACTCTTATTCACCCATTTCTACTTATTAGTGATGGG AATACTGGGCAGTTGGTAGCTTACTGTCTGGCAGTGATTCAAAGTTCAAGCATGACAATTATTGGTC AGAACTTCATGTCAGGTTATGAAATTGTTTTTGATCGTGAAGAGCTCAAACTGGGGTGGAAACCAAGCAGCT GTTATCAAGGAACTTATAGCAACAGTCCAGAAGCATCACCTGGGCCAGTGGCTGTTAATTCATCAGAAATATCTAGGAGGCCTTCTATATCTCCTGCAGCTCTACCAGCTAACCCTGTGAATAGTAGTGGTGCAGTTCATATGAATTCACCTTTCTTGCAATTTGCTTTCTCAATTTTAACCTCTGCCACCATTCTTACACTCATTTGA